The following proteins are co-located in the Longimicrobium terrae genome:
- a CDS encoding LacI family DNA-binding transcriptional regulator — MKNKQPTINDVARLAGVSKATVSAVLNDTGTVRKSTRERVLAVIESLNYRKSGPDTRGGGGQVRSLGLVIKEIDNPYYGEVVTGARAAAEEAGYTLLVMSSEGEHASERRAVELAQAKGVDGLIITPVLDQTADLSHLFELKRRNLPFVLLEEVLGLQASLVDVDNQGASRKAVEFLIGQGHARLAHFAGPAYSMHSQERIDGVRRACSASHIIFGDDGVVRAGAHAEDGYRAGMEYFSGRPAAERPTAVTCYNDLVALGLCRALSELGIDVPGDVSVVGFDDIHILEFLPLRLTSVRVPKFHMGQMAAQMLIRHIESRETLPPQRLFLETEVVARDSTRARSGGAAPAPSIVQVAVGSGAAGAGRTPSLSVR; from the coding sequence ATGAAGAACAAGCAGCCGACCATCAACGACGTCGCGCGGCTCGCGGGAGTGAGCAAGGCCACCGTGTCCGCCGTACTCAACGACACGGGAACGGTGCGCAAGTCCACGCGCGAGCGGGTGCTGGCCGTCATCGAATCGCTCAACTACCGCAAGAGCGGGCCGGACACGCGGGGCGGCGGCGGCCAGGTGCGCAGCCTGGGGCTGGTGATCAAGGAAATCGACAACCCGTACTACGGCGAAGTGGTGACCGGCGCGCGCGCCGCGGCGGAAGAGGCCGGCTACACCCTGCTGGTGATGAGCAGCGAGGGCGAGCACGCCTCCGAGCGGCGCGCGGTGGAGCTGGCGCAGGCCAAGGGGGTGGACGGGCTCATCATCACCCCCGTGCTGGACCAGACGGCGGACCTGTCGCACCTGTTCGAGCTCAAGCGGCGCAACCTGCCCTTCGTGCTGCTGGAGGAGGTGCTGGGGCTGCAGGCGTCGCTGGTGGACGTCGACAACCAGGGCGCCTCGCGCAAGGCGGTGGAGTTTCTGATCGGGCAGGGGCACGCGCGGCTGGCCCACTTCGCCGGGCCCGCGTACTCCATGCACAGCCAGGAGCGCATCGACGGGGTGAGACGGGCGTGCAGCGCCAGCCACATCATCTTTGGCGATGACGGCGTGGTGCGCGCCGGGGCCCACGCCGAAGACGGCTACCGCGCGGGGATGGAGTACTTCTCCGGCCGCCCCGCCGCGGAGCGCCCTACCGCGGTCACCTGCTACAACGACCTGGTGGCGCTGGGCCTGTGCCGCGCGCTGTCGGAGCTGGGGATCGACGTTCCCGGCGACGTGTCGGTGGTGGGGTTCGACGACATCCACATCCTGGAGTTTCTGCCGCTGCGGCTGACCTCCGTGCGCGTTCCCAAGTTCCACATGGGGCAGATGGCGGCGCAGATGCTCATCCGGCACATCGAATCGCGCGAAACGCTTCCGCCCCAGAGGCTGTTCCTGGAAACCGAAGTGGTGGCGCGCGATTCCACCCGCGCCCGTTCCGGGGGCGCGGCGCCCGCCCCCTCCATCGTCCAGGTGGCCGTCGGCAGCGGGGCCGCCGGCGCCGGGCGCACCCCGAGCCTGTCCGTGCGCTGA
- a CDS encoding ABC transporter substrate-binding protein, translating into MSPFRLRTFLRAGVLPVLALSALAGCRKEAASDGKWTVGFSQMGHDNPWRMAQTASLRDEAQKRGYDIVVTDAQDQTAKQVADVEDLIARRVNVILLAPREYEGLAPALQAAKEANIPVILVDREAEGKAGDDFVTFLGSNFVEQGRRAAEWLVKETGGTAGIVELTGTPGSSVASDRAKGFREVIAQHPGMKILASQTGEFSRATGQRVMQNIAQSLGPQITAVYAHNDEMALGAIQAVRAAGRTPGTDVRIVSIDGQRAALEAIQRGELGATVESNPRFGPIAFETIEQVRKGQQVPPKKLITDRFFDRTNAAQFVAEAY; encoded by the coding sequence ATGTCCCCGTTCCGGCTCCGTACCTTCCTGCGCGCGGGCGTGCTGCCCGTGCTCGCCCTTTCCGCGCTGGCCGGCTGCCGCAAGGAGGCCGCGTCCGACGGCAAGTGGACCGTCGGCTTTTCGCAGATGGGGCACGACAACCCCTGGCGCATGGCGCAGACGGCCAGCCTGCGCGACGAGGCGCAGAAGCGCGGTTACGACATCGTGGTCACCGACGCGCAGGACCAGACGGCCAAGCAGGTGGCCGACGTGGAAGACCTGATCGCGCGCCGGGTGAACGTCATCCTCCTCGCCCCGCGCGAGTACGAGGGTCTGGCGCCGGCGCTGCAGGCCGCCAAGGAAGCCAACATCCCGGTGATCCTGGTGGACCGCGAGGCGGAGGGTAAGGCGGGCGACGACTTCGTCACCTTCCTGGGTTCCAACTTCGTGGAGCAGGGGCGCCGCGCGGCCGAGTGGCTGGTGAAGGAGACGGGCGGAACGGCGGGGATCGTGGAGCTTACCGGCACGCCCGGCTCGTCGGTGGCGTCGGACCGCGCCAAGGGCTTCCGCGAGGTGATCGCGCAGCACCCGGGAATGAAGATCCTGGCGTCGCAGACCGGCGAGTTCAGCCGCGCGACGGGGCAGCGGGTGATGCAGAACATCGCGCAGTCGCTGGGGCCGCAGATCACCGCCGTGTACGCGCACAACGACGAGATGGCGCTGGGCGCCATTCAGGCCGTGCGCGCCGCCGGCCGCACGCCGGGAACGGACGTCCGGATCGTGTCCATCGACGGGCAGCGCGCGGCGCTGGAAGCCATTCAGCGCGGCGAGCTTGGGGCGACGGTGGAAAGCAACCCCCGCTTCGGCCCCATCGCGTTCGAAACGATCGAGCAGGTGCGCAAGGGCCAGCAGGTGCCGCCCAAGAAGCTGATCACAGATCGCTTCTTTGACCGCACCAACGCGGCGCAGTTCGTGGCCGAGGCGTACTGA
- a CDS encoding sugar ABC transporter ATP-binding protein yields the protein MTSLPPDSRPEVLRMEGIVKRFAGATALDGVNFTLRRGEVHALVGENGAGKSTLIKIMTGAYRRDGGEVWVEGQPVSFGSPADAQAAGVIAVHQEIHLLSFRTVAENVYLGREPRRWGLVDWRRMRTDTAELLQRLGLAIDPDVVLGSLSTAQQQMVAIARGVSLGAKVLVLDEPTSSLAEREVAILYDMIRHLQSQGTSIVYISHRFDELYAVCDRTTVLRDGRLVATHRMAELERLDLVCLMLGKARDELRQGTTAFAGAAPEAESAEPLLRTDGLRRGQKLRGVSLDVRRGEILGVAGLLGSGRTETARAIFGADPAEDGGIQMDGKRITPRTPDDAIRAGIAFVSEDRKGEGIIPELSVRENLTLAALPTLTRAGIVDRAKQREIVDRYMKRLGIKATSADQKIRELSGGNQQKVLLARWLCMSPALLILDEPTRGIDIGAKGEIQALINELAGTGLGVLMISSELEELVEGSSRVVVLRDGQNVAELRGSDISQQSIIHAMAEGSAVSASPALES from the coding sequence ATGACCAGCCTCCCACCCGATTCCCGGCCCGAAGTCCTCCGCATGGAGGGCATCGTCAAGCGCTTCGCCGGCGCCACCGCGCTGGACGGGGTGAACTTCACCCTGCGCCGCGGCGAGGTGCACGCGCTGGTGGGCGAAAACGGCGCGGGCAAGAGCACGCTCATCAAGATCATGACCGGCGCCTACCGCCGCGACGGCGGCGAGGTGTGGGTGGAGGGGCAGCCCGTCTCCTTCGGTTCCCCCGCCGACGCGCAGGCCGCCGGCGTGATTGCGGTGCACCAGGAAATCCACCTTCTCAGCTTCCGTACGGTGGCGGAGAACGTGTACCTGGGCCGCGAGCCGCGCCGCTGGGGGCTGGTGGACTGGCGCCGCATGCGGACGGACACGGCGGAACTGCTGCAGCGGCTGGGGCTGGCCATCGACCCGGACGTCGTGCTCGGATCGCTCAGCACGGCGCAGCAGCAGATGGTGGCCATCGCGCGCGGCGTGTCGCTGGGGGCCAAGGTTCTGGTCCTGGACGAGCCGACCAGTTCGCTGGCGGAGCGCGAGGTGGCCATCCTGTACGACATGATCCGCCACCTGCAGTCGCAGGGCACCAGCATCGTCTACATCAGCCACCGCTTCGACGAACTGTACGCCGTGTGCGACCGCACCACGGTGCTGCGCGACGGGCGGCTGGTGGCCACGCACCGCATGGCGGAGCTGGAGCGGCTGGACCTGGTGTGCCTGATGCTGGGCAAGGCGCGGGATGAACTGCGGCAGGGGACCACGGCGTTCGCCGGGGCCGCGCCGGAGGCGGAAAGCGCGGAGCCGCTGCTGCGCACGGACGGGCTGCGGCGCGGGCAGAAGCTGCGCGGCGTGTCGCTGGACGTGCGCCGGGGGGAGATTCTCGGCGTCGCGGGGCTGCTGGGGTCGGGACGGACGGAAACGGCGCGCGCCATCTTCGGCGCCGACCCGGCGGAGGACGGCGGCATTCAGATGGATGGCAAGCGGATCACCCCCCGCACGCCGGACGATGCCATCCGCGCGGGAATCGCCTTCGTCTCCGAAGACCGCAAGGGCGAGGGGATCATCCCCGAACTGTCCGTGCGCGAGAACCTGACGCTGGCCGCGCTGCCGACGCTGACGCGCGCGGGGATCGTGGACCGGGCGAAGCAGCGCGAGATCGTCGACCGCTACATGAAGCGGCTGGGCATCAAGGCCACCAGCGCGGACCAGAAGATCCGGGAGCTCAGCGGCGGCAACCAGCAGAAGGTGCTGCTGGCGCGCTGGCTGTGCATGAGCCCCGCGCTGCTGATTCTGGATGAACCGACGCGCGGCATCGACATCGGCGCCAAGGGCGAGATCCAGGCGCTGATCAACGAGCTGGCCGGCACCGGGCTGGGCGTGCTGATGATCTCGTCGGAGCTGGAGGAGCTGGTGGAGGGGAGTTCGCGGGTGGTCGTGCTGCGCGATGGCCAGAACGTGGCCGAACTGCGCGGCTCCGACATTTCGCAGCAGTCGATCATCCACGCGATGGCCGAGGGGAGCGCGGTGTCCGCGTCCCCGGCCCTGGAGAGCTGA
- a CDS encoding SusC/RagA family TonB-linked outer membrane protein: protein MKNPVVSRARTAARLLFRAFACLALLAGVPLHAQSTGRISGLVVSAANGSPVADAQVSVVGTQLSGRTGPDGRYTISGVPAGRQQVRAGQMGFSSSAVTVTVAAGETATANFTLGTATLTLDTLVAVGYTTQRRATVSDAVSEVTAADIQDRQVATVEEALRGRVAGVNIVSSGQPGRESQVIVRGQNFLGGTSPLYVVDGMYTRQNPNLNPRDIESVQVLKDASAAAQYGAQSANGVIVITTRRGRSGAPKVAVNSYYGFQEVPRRIDFVSSERWTQINNMARVNGGQAPDNTPISIDTDWQDAVFQQGAVQDHNVAVSGGSDNANYLIGAGYFNQEGTIIDTDFERFSFRVNSETRGSKWRVGQNATLSRSTRNNLVGFPLVDAVRLQPGIPVRDANNASGYGYGSGNGALATFGTNPVGAFEREDNRDISNRVLGSLFGEYSFTRWLRYRLNLGVDYQDLNYNNFIRQQQIRQNTVPTFNEATDRRDTNMVLLMEHLLNFENTFGEHSLSAVAGVSEQTGRFERIEAYRRGFADEDLTEIDAGTTSFANRGFEIPSALRGLLARANYSYADRYLLTGTIRRDGSSRFGPGNKYGTFVSGSAGWVISEESFYDNLPFLGGAVDNLKLRASYGSLGNQDIGDFQYAASIIANQSYLFGGNIATGATQLRLANPDIRWQDQTQTNVGLDFSVMDDALRFTADYYVSKSDGLLVNAPIPWSLGSGFNDATAAPTVNAGSIRNRGFEFGAEYTMNRGEFELTTSANLTTIDNKVTALGNGGQPIFAGFNNVSRTTVGGSIGEFYVLRTNGLFQSDAEVQAYKNSEGRLIQPNARPGDIRYADLNDDGTINDDDRYVAGSPIPNLEGGLALNGTWRAFNFGLAMRGSQGSEVFNVVKYWTDRLDENSNYRAGLNPWTPENTNTDDPRAVFGAAGADNARANTDRWIEDGSYLRIQNVVVGYRLPGSLTSRLGLGGEGSRIYLNVQNLHTFSGFSNWDPEINAGNALTRGIDDGTIYPNPRSFTLGIDVNL from the coding sequence ATGAAGAACCCTGTCGTTTCCCGCGCCCGGACCGCCGCGAGGCTGCTGTTCCGAGCGTTCGCCTGTCTGGCACTGCTCGCGGGCGTGCCGCTTCACGCCCAGAGTACCGGCCGCATCAGCGGCCTCGTGGTGAGCGCGGCCAACGGGTCGCCCGTGGCCGACGCGCAGGTGTCGGTGGTGGGAACCCAGCTCAGCGGCCGCACCGGGCCTGACGGACGCTACACCATCAGCGGCGTTCCCGCCGGCCGGCAGCAGGTGCGCGCCGGACAGATGGGCTTTTCCTCCAGCGCGGTGACCGTGACCGTGGCCGCCGGCGAAACGGCGACCGCCAACTTCACACTGGGCACCGCCACCCTGACGCTCGACACGCTGGTGGCGGTGGGCTACACCACCCAGCGCCGCGCCACGGTGAGCGACGCGGTGAGCGAAGTGACCGCGGCCGACATCCAGGACCGCCAGGTCGCCACGGTTGAAGAAGCGCTGCGCGGCCGCGTGGCCGGCGTGAACATCGTGTCCAGCGGACAGCCGGGGCGCGAGTCGCAGGTCATCGTTCGCGGGCAGAACTTTCTGGGCGGCACCTCTCCGCTATACGTGGTGGACGGCATGTACACCCGCCAGAACCCCAACCTGAACCCGCGCGACATCGAGTCGGTGCAGGTGCTGAAGGACGCGTCGGCGGCCGCGCAGTACGGCGCGCAGTCGGCCAACGGCGTCATCGTCATCACCACCCGCCGCGGCCGCTCGGGCGCGCCCAAGGTGGCCGTGAACTCGTACTACGGCTTCCAGGAAGTGCCGCGCCGCATCGACTTCGTAAGCTCGGAGCGGTGGACGCAGATCAACAACATGGCCCGCGTCAACGGCGGCCAGGCGCCCGACAACACCCCCATCAGCATCGACACCGACTGGCAGGACGCGGTGTTCCAGCAGGGCGCCGTGCAGGACCACAACGTCGCCGTCAGCGGCGGCAGCGACAACGCCAACTACCTGATCGGGGCCGGCTACTTCAATCAGGAAGGCACCATCATCGACACCGACTTCGAGCGCTTCAGCTTCCGGGTGAACTCGGAAACGCGCGGCTCCAAGTGGCGCGTGGGGCAGAACGCCACCCTGTCGCGCAGCACGCGCAACAACCTGGTGGGCTTTCCCCTGGTGGACGCGGTGCGCCTGCAGCCGGGCATTCCGGTGCGTGACGCCAACAACGCCAGCGGCTACGGCTACGGCAGCGGCAATGGCGCGCTGGCCACCTTCGGCACCAACCCGGTGGGCGCGTTTGAGCGCGAGGACAACCGCGACATCAGCAACCGCGTGCTGGGCAGCCTGTTCGGCGAGTACTCGTTCACCCGCTGGCTGCGCTACCGCCTGAACCTGGGCGTGGACTACCAGGACCTGAACTACAACAACTTCATCCGGCAGCAGCAGATCCGGCAGAACACCGTGCCCACCTTCAACGAGGCCACGGACCGCCGCGACACCAACATGGTGCTGCTGATGGAGCACCTGCTGAACTTCGAGAACACCTTCGGCGAGCACTCGCTGAGCGCGGTGGCCGGCGTGTCGGAGCAGACGGGCCGCTTTGAGCGCATCGAGGCGTACCGCCGCGGCTTCGCCGACGAGGACCTGACGGAGATCGACGCGGGCACCACCAGCTTCGCCAACCGCGGCTTCGAGATCCCCAGCGCGCTGCGCGGCCTGCTGGCCCGCGCCAACTACTCGTACGCCGACCGCTACCTGCTCACCGGCACCATCCGCCGCGACGGCTCGTCGCGCTTCGGGCCCGGCAACAAGTACGGCACCTTCGTGTCGGGCTCGGCCGGCTGGGTGATCAGCGAAGAGTCGTTCTACGACAACCTGCCCTTCCTGGGCGGCGCCGTCGACAACCTGAAGCTGCGCGCCAGCTACGGCTCGCTGGGCAACCAGGACATCGGCGACTTCCAGTACGCGGCGTCCATCATCGCCAACCAGAGCTACCTGTTCGGCGGCAACATCGCCACGGGTGCCACGCAGCTGCGCCTGGCCAACCCCGACATCCGCTGGCAGGACCAGACGCAGACCAACGTGGGGCTGGACTTCAGCGTGATGGACGACGCGCTGCGCTTTACGGCCGACTACTACGTCAGCAAGAGCGACGGCCTGCTGGTGAACGCGCCCATCCCCTGGAGCCTGGGCTCGGGCTTCAACGACGCCACGGCGGCGCCCACGGTGAACGCCGGCAGCATCCGCAACCGCGGCTTCGAGTTCGGCGCCGAGTACACGATGAACCGCGGCGAGTTTGAGCTCACCACGAGCGCCAACCTCACCACCATCGACAACAAGGTCACCGCGCTGGGCAATGGCGGGCAGCCGATCTTCGCGGGCTTCAACAACGTGTCGCGCACCACGGTGGGCGGCAGCATCGGCGAGTTCTACGTCCTGCGCACCAACGGCCTGTTCCAGAGCGACGCCGAAGTGCAGGCGTACAAGAACAGCGAGGGCCGCCTGATCCAGCCCAACGCCAGGCCGGGCGACATCCGCTACGCGGACCTGAACGACGACGGCACCATCAACGACGACGACCGCTACGTGGCGGGCAGCCCCATCCCCAACCTTGAGGGCGGGCTGGCGCTGAACGGAACCTGGCGCGCCTTCAACTTCGGCCTTGCCATGCGCGGCTCGCAGGGCTCCGAGGTGTTCAACGTGGTGAAGTACTGGACGGACCGTCTGGACGAGAACTCCAACTACCGCGCCGGGCTGAACCCCTGGACGCCCGAGAACACCAACACCGACGACCCGCGCGCCGTGTTCGGTGCCGCCGGCGCCGACAACGCCCGCGCCAACACCGACCGCTGGATCGAGGACGGCTCGTACCTGCGCATTCAGAACGTGGTGGTGGGCTACCGCCTGCCGGGCAGCCTGACCAGCCGGCTGGGCCTGGGCGGCGAAGGCTCGCGCATCTACCTGAACGTGCAGAACCTGCACACCTTCAGCGGCTTCTCCAACTGGGACCCGGAAATCAACGCCGGCAACGCCCTGACCCGCGGAATCGACGACGGAACGATCTATCCGAACCCGCGCTCGTTCACGCTCGGCATCGACGTGAACCTGTAA